In Danio aesculapii chromosome 8, fDanAes4.1, whole genome shotgun sequence, the genomic stretch AACACTTGAtgccaatcagcagtaaggggcgtgtctagtgGTGATAAAGAACATGTCAAAAAGTTTCATGACATTGTTGAGTGATGCAAGTGTTTCTTTCGGTGctttcaaatatcaacatcacTTGGCAAAATTTGCTTAGTGCACAGCTAACGTTTTCGTGAACAAGCCTCCAATTCAGTCCAACATAGAAGTTTACATAAGAATTTTCCAAATTATTTACACATTCAAGACTGTTACTTAATGTCAGTGAATGTCATATCACTAAAATCCCACAAGAGAATGAATCGAGCCCACTGAAACTGAAAGAGATGGACTGAGCTTGTTCTTGGATGAACTAAAGAACTCTTAACTAGTattatttttgatatttctgctttaaaatgtaaatcaagTGTACATTGTCTAGCTTGGGCTCTGCTGTTTGCAGGTCCAGGTTCCTGTTTGACTGAAGTACCTGCTGAGTTTCAGCCAGGAACGGGAGGAAATAAAGCAGATAAGAGAACCAGAAGGAAAAGGGAAACAAATGGTGGAAATGAGCAACAGCCTTGAAACGTCTGAGTGTCTGTGCAAATTAGGGCCACATTCCAAACTTTTGAACCAGAGACAGATTTAGGCCTCCTTAGTTCAAAAATATCACCTACTGGGAGATCAAGGACAGGGAGTCCACTTAAGATCCAGTTAAATGTTTCGGACGGTACAGTAATGTTTAAGGATTAGTTCACTCAAGAAATTAATGAATTGCTCATCCTCTTATTGCTCTATTCTCCTGAatcctttgttcatctttgtaaCACAAATACATTATAGATgtaatctgagagctctcttatcctccatagacagcaacgttcaaagtccagaaaaggaaccaaaaatgtTCTCTAAAATTTCATGTGGTTCAACTGTAaccatatgaaataaaaaaaaacacacatttgtgCGGCAATGTGTTTTCAGAAATACGAATTTGTTCAGGTCAGGGAGCGCATTTACTACataaactgtataaaaatatagacATGTCCATAACGTCACCTgcaggttttttaaaaaaaagcatgaatAATGCCACAAGTGGGCGGAGCCAACTGTTGCCAACATGTCGACGCATCATCGGGCTAACCGCGCATCACTCTCTTATAATCAAAAATGGGAGGGGATAACACTCAACACTTAACTCATTTGTGCTCTGACCacgtgcttggttgtacactttctgacaaaagtcttgttgtcgatcccagttgtataagcaacaaataataacttgactctagttgatcatttggaaaagtggcagaaggtaaatttttcagatgaatcatctgttgaacagcatcccaatcatcacaaatactgcagaagacctactggagccagcatggacccaagatgacacagaaatcaatcaagtttggtgaagggaaaatcatggtttgggttacattcagtgtgggggcatgcaagagatctgcagagtggatggcaacatcaacagcccgagatatcaagacatttgtgctgcccattacattacaaaccacaggagaggacaaattcttcagcaggatagtgctccttctcaaacttcagcctccacatcaaagttcctgaaagcaaagaaagtcaaggtactccaggattggccagcctagtcaccaaacatgaacattattgagcatgtctggggtaagatgaaggagaaggcattgaagatgaattcgaagaatcttgatgaagtctgggagtcctgcaagaacgctttctttgccattccagatgactttattaatcagtgatttgagtcactgcagagatgtatggatgcagtcctcctgGCTCaggggagtcatacacaatatccATTCTTTcaccactgcagcatgactttatattctatactggacattatttctgttaagtgacaagacttttgtctaagcaaagtcagactttactgtcctaatgaaataattaaaaatcaaggcatgatcatattttattttggtcaaataagcgtaatctagaggcctttgcctttcatataaaccacttctgataccaaatgattaactagaagtcaagttcctatttgttgttcctaaaacttggataggcgacaagacttttgtcaggtagtgtataccacaattttttttatgctacattaataacaatattaatgcaCAGAGCCATATTAAGCATTATTCTTATAATGTTtgtctacaggaggaaaacactaATCCCATCAAAATTCTTCAAATATTGTGTTAGTAAATGTTAGGCTATTTATGCAATTCAAGCATAGCATTGTATGACGACATTTgagttttatagcctacagctaatcaatgtGAATTACTGCATTCTACAGtgcattaaagttttaaataaaattataaataataaatcattttaaaaccaaCAAACACATTTGGAAATAAATTATGTAAGAATATCACTCACTAGAAAACAGACTTGAATGGTCTTTGAGCACAATTAACAGCACAACATACCATTTTCTGACAATTGTCGAAAAGAATCCCATAAAAACGCACAAGTACATGAGCAATATATGACGTGGTGTGACTGAGAGCAGCAGAGacctgtcactcaagtggccattcccttaattatgcagaattttaaagcttaatttaaactaaacggatgacttaaaaaaaaaaattcacccccctgcAGTTTGTTTTCTGCTCTAAAGTTGGGCATTGTAACATGGGAAGTCTATGGGATGGACTTCTTTTTGGAACCACCCCCAGAGGCCAGTTGaggaattgcagtttcagtcactTCTGTATTGGTTTcatgagggagagcaggaggttgccgttTGGTTTACTATGGACAGTACGACTTATttataaaaaagagacttatatAAAGAGAACCCTAACCTAATCCAGAACAGATTATCAAAAATCTTTACAGGTTTCATTGCTGAACAAAAGTGTCAAAAGCTTTGTTTGATAAAAATTTTAACCACTGATGTCACATTgactgttttttgtttcttttctggactttgaacgtgTCAGGATTGTTTCTGCCTATGGAGGACAGCAGAGCTCTTGGatttgatctaaaatatcttactTCGCCTCAGGGGATTTGATTAAcaagagggtgagtaattaataacagaattttaattttcagGTGAACGAATCCTTTAAAGTTATCAGATAGGTGTCGCTCTTCCTGTTCCTGAGGGGCCACGATCACATCCACTTCCAACACGCCTTAGTGAGTGCAGTGCAACAGCGCAACAGCCCCGTAACAGAGATCCCATGTTGTACATGGGCATGCCTTCGTTTCGTGGCCCTCGGCAAAGCCACGCCAATGTGGGAACGACAGGAACAGCCACTGCTAACAGGTCAATTAGGAAATAGCGGCTCCAGTGGCTTCTCTGAGGGGATGCTGATTCTGCATCGTTCACCACGCCATCTTCATCACTGACCTTTACTATGGTAGCTTCCTGTGCTGGAGGCTCGAAAGTTGGAGACACTCTGGGACAAGGTTGCTGAACCTGTGGTTTGGTCAACACTGTTGGTGTCACTGTTGATGATGTAAATTCAACTGTGCTGTCTAGCGGCAACGCTTCCGTGATGTAAGACATCTGAGCGGGGGAAGTAGTGGCTGAGGATGGCGAAAACACATGCGGCTCAGCTAGAGTGATGTCTGGCGCGCAGGTTGCTGAAGTGATGACACTCAATTCATCACCTCCACCCTCTTCGGAGATCCAGGTTATGGTGGGGCTGCAGGCCTGTGACCGGTACCCTGGCCTGTCACTGACTTCTGATGTGCTAGGGGGAGCTGTTGCtggaggaggaggtggtggaggaggaggaggaggtggtgcTTCCTCCTGTGGGAGATGCAGAAACAGATGGTGGTGTGGGAGGTAGGCATGTGGACCACAACTGCAGTTGTTGTTTACAGCATGGCAGGATCGGCTAACAGGCAGCACCGTCTCTCCACTGTACAATCTCTCGCAGGTGGAGGATCGGGATAGGGTGGAGCATAGTGTGGCGTGAGGGACTTGCTCAGACAGTAGAGCTGCTTCCAGAAGTAGATGAGTGCGCCCATCGCCTCTTGGTAGCGTCATCGCCCCTCTGTTGGCGGGAATGTATCGATCAGTACGCACGTTTCCATTGCGATCTGTAGCACCAGGGGACGTATCACTGCTCAGCCTGGTGAAGGTTGCGCTGCGACTCATGGTGTGGGCCGGAGAGCAGCCACATGACCTGGATGCTCCTAATCGTAGACCTATCCTACCAAAACCTTCAGACTTACAGTCCTGTTGATCTGCCTCATGAGGCCCCAGATTGGACCTTACCGTTTCCACGGTGTGCTGAAGCTGTCGGATCTCCATTCGGGCCTCTTTTAGGGCCAGCTGTGCCTCTATGCGATGACATTCCTCCTCAATCCAGTCCTCCTGCATCCGTGTGAGCTGCATCCGTAACTCCTCGATCTCAGAGTCTCTGcattggtaaaaaaaattatggcCTTAGAAATAAATCTACTCAATAGGGAttagtaggtactacatttgttTTGCAACTTGCCTAATGTTGTTGGTAATTTGAATGAATTTTTACTAGGGGTAGGGCTGGAGGATTAATCAAAGGCAATTTTCAtccacattttgtcagtaaagtcgGTTCTAGCATTTACTACGCAGAGTCGTAGTTTACTGAAAATCTCATAGTATCTAAATTTAGTTTCATTGTTATCTGACATCTAGATAGTTGTTCTGTGATAATGACAGCTGCCTGTATCGCTTGCTCACACGTTTTTACTCCAATCACACTTCACAACTTCAGTCAAGTGTTTAAGATTAATTCTTCTTTGGGATTTGAGCAGTTTGAGATTTGAAATAAATTCTTCTTTGAGCACTCATGTGATTATTAGTCAAGCTAAATCAATGAACAGTCCAAACTTCTGTTTATATGAAAACGAAAAGTGAAATGCTTTGGGGATTTCCTAGGTTTCTTCTGTGTGGGTGTTTGGAGTTTCCACATGAGAGCACCCTCTAGATTTCATAGGAGATTTACTGCTGATCACACCACTtctctgacaagatgtgcattaGAGGTCTGCGTGGGACTAACTTTTTAGTCCCGCTCCTGCAAGGTTTTATTCTGCACCAAACCACTCCGgctgtatattcagcctttgttcacccgctgcccgCCCCGTTATCTAccccagtggttcccaacctttttttgcctgagacctcCGTTTCCCCCGGAAAAAAATCGTAATACAAAATATTGTCTACATTTAATGACATTAttgctcatataagtttgcagtaaggatgacaaaaaatgttgttttcaaacaaacagtatgtttactactatatctagatatgtttatgcacgaATGATAgcttaatgtaaaatatataagcaAAACATCAGTATTGTAACCAATTGTAACTGAAAAACGTaagcctttggcctttaaattggccctatATTAGTTGTCAAATAGTtgccaatttttttaaatgtttcttgttAGTAGGTGTGACGTCCCTCATCTCATTGTGGGTGTGTGTCAGTTATTTTGCCTTGCGGTCAAAAAATGTTCTGGGCTTGTATTGGGGATGActcgtctgcaaatgtcttattaatttggacggCCTTTACCAAGAACTTTGGTGCAGATGATACATTATGGCTGGGCCAGAGACACTTTGCttcgagaaaatggaataaaactatagttcaggtaactatcttggtatttcctgcattgtgtgtttccagtattgctagcgctgcGACCTGAGATGTTTGGAGTTTCCTCatctgggtccagtatgcttgggtcattagtattagtctttttttgtggaggacgaattacaaatttgtcaattGTTTGGAcaaactgtaggttgtgcaaggattgtaggctaaatgtcagttttgtttgctgCTTTTTGtaatgagacatgagtgccgccttaaacctgaggttccagcCTTGTGACTGCTAAAGAGTAAAACTTTGAGGTGTTATCACATCGTGGAAAgggtaattttttttcatttgcatctATCCCATCCAGTCCCATACATGTCAGACTTGCCTGACgtgggtttcctaacagtaaactgactgttttctaatgcaagctgaaggacagcccatcttcactttgctctccCATG encodes the following:
- the LOC130233180 gene encoding syntaphilin, translated to MSLPATRRPSAGSRRRPAAPSGTRHTHGDSSVRSSYSASSCKCTESITVPRSNPATPRRQVKYTTCGENHGIRPPAPEQYLTPLQQKEVCIRHLRARLKENVERLHNRDSEIEELRMQLTRMQEDWIEEECHRIEAQLALKEARMEIRQLQHTVETVRSNLGPHEADQQDCKSEGFGRIGLRLGASRSCGCSPAHTMSRSATFTRLSSDTSPGATDRNGNVRTDRYIPANRGAMTLPRGDGRTHLLLEAALLSEQVPHATLCSTLSRSSTCERLYSGETVLPVSRSCHAVNNNCSCGPHAYLPHHHLFLHLPQEEAPPPPPPPPPPPPATAPPSTSEVSDRPGYRSQACSPTITWISEEGGGDELSVITSATCAPDITLAEPHVFSPSSATTSPAQMSYITEALPLDSTVEFTSSTVTPTVLTKPQVQQPCPRVSPTFEPPAQEATIVKVSDEDGVVNDAESASPQRSHWSRYFLIDLLAVAVPVVPTLAWLCRGPRNEGMPMYNMGSLLRGCCAVALHSLRRVGSGCDRGPSGTGRATPI